The Hymenobacter sp. DG01 genome has a segment encoding these proteins:
- a CDS encoding DUF4126 family protein translates to MSKHLWQTVGLGAVAGLRSMTAPALLSSNLLTYHPHALAGSPLRWLQKPLVAHGLKVLAASEMTADKVPQMPARIVPVSLLGRAAAGALVGATLYKINHDKQLTGALLGAMAAVGATYAGYFLRKKATQASGLASGVVGGLEDALTLGVGLALTKGTNAGAPQPRRWVL, encoded by the coding sequence ATGAGCAAGCATCTGTGGCAAACTGTGGGGCTTGGGGCAGTTGCCGGCCTCCGAAGCATGACGGCACCGGCCCTCTTGAGCAGCAACCTCCTCACGTATCACCCGCACGCACTGGCAGGCTCACCCCTGCGCTGGCTTCAGAAGCCATTAGTAGCGCACGGCTTGAAAGTGCTGGCCGCCAGTGAAATGACTGCCGATAAAGTCCCGCAAATGCCCGCCCGTATTGTGCCGGTATCGTTGTTGGGGCGGGCAGCAGCGGGCGCCCTCGTCGGAGCGACCCTCTATAAAATCAACCACGACAAGCAACTGACCGGGGCGCTACTAGGGGCAATGGCCGCAGTGGGCGCCACCTACGCCGGCTACTTTCTGCGCAAAAAAGCCACCCAGGCGTCCGGCCTTGCCAGCGGGGTAGTAGGCGGCCTGGAAGACGCTCTGACCCTGGGCGTTGGGCTGGCACTAACGAAGGGCACGAATGCCGGGGCCCCGCAACCCCGGCGCTGGGTGCTATAG